In Cyanobium sp. Tous-M-B4, a single genomic region encodes these proteins:
- a CDS encoding GMC oxidoreductase, producing MIIDDNHYDVIVIGSGAAGGTLANSLASSGLAVLVLERGEQMPLADQNVADVDLFRKDRYHPKEQWFGTDGDPFSPQMIYALGGNTKIWGGVLERLREQEFAGLHLQGGQAPAWGLSYGDFEPWYDQAEALYRVHGQRGVDPTEPRAGADYAMAPKPVEPFFEELRLALVRQGLNPYSLPLSWSQSSADPSGDAELFGVDPARASATVVVRTGAEVQRLHVNPSGTEVRGVEARLDGQSWLFFGHQVVLAAGAINSAAILLRSATDRHPRGLANGSDQVGRNLMKLQLTSILQLATEANSGRYGRSYGINDYLWGDKNVSFPLGSIQNGGGVLQDALFAESPPVLSLVTKLLPNFGLEQLASRSISWWAMSPVLPDPHNRISLLGDRIQVTYQANNREAHDRLVYRWIDTLKAVEADPDCHVVREAPTHPRGEAPLSAMGYSCGTCRMGVNPATSVVDLDGRSHEVANLTIVDASTFPACPAMGFGLTVIANALRIADGLGAALR from the coding sequence ATGATCATCGACGACAACCATTACGACGTAATTGTCATTGGCAGTGGGGCTGCCGGCGGCACCCTCGCCAATTCGCTTGCCTCATCAGGATTGGCAGTGCTGGTGCTGGAGCGGGGGGAACAGATGCCCCTTGCTGATCAGAACGTCGCCGATGTGGATTTGTTCCGCAAGGATCGCTACCACCCCAAGGAGCAATGGTTTGGCACCGACGGGGATCCCTTTTCTCCTCAGATGATCTACGCCCTAGGCGGCAACACCAAGATCTGGGGTGGGGTGCTCGAGCGGCTGAGGGAGCAGGAGTTCGCTGGCCTGCACTTACAGGGGGGGCAGGCTCCAGCCTGGGGCCTTAGCTACGGAGATTTCGAACCCTGGTACGACCAAGCTGAGGCCCTATATCGGGTGCATGGTCAGCGGGGCGTGGATCCCACCGAACCGCGAGCGGGCGCCGACTACGCCATGGCCCCCAAGCCCGTGGAGCCGTTCTTTGAGGAGTTGCGGCTGGCCTTGGTTCGCCAGGGGCTGAATCCCTATTCCCTGCCGCTGAGCTGGTCCCAGTCCAGCGCCGATCCCAGTGGTGATGCGGAGTTGTTTGGGGTGGACCCGGCCCGGGCATCCGCCACGGTGGTGGTGCGCACCGGAGCTGAGGTGCAACGTCTGCACGTCAACCCCAGCGGAACGGAGGTTCGGGGTGTGGAAGCGCGGCTGGATGGCCAGAGCTGGCTGTTTTTTGGTCATCAGGTGGTGCTAGCGGCAGGCGCCATCAACAGCGCCGCGATCCTGCTGCGTTCAGCGACCGACCGCCATCCGCGTGGCTTAGCAAACGGCTCCGACCAGGTGGGCCGCAACCTGATGAAGCTCCAGCTCACTTCGATTCTGCAGTTGGCCACTGAGGCCAACAGTGGCCGATATGGGCGTAGCTACGGCATTAACGACTACCTCTGGGGCGACAAGAATGTCTCCTTCCCCCTGGGTTCGATCCAGAACGGTGGCGGTGTTTTGCAGGATGCCCTGTTTGCCGAGTCGCCGCCGGTGCTGTCCCTGGTGACCAAGCTGCTGCCCAACTTCGGCCTTGAGCAGCTGGCCTCCCGTTCGATCAGCTGGTGGGCGATGAGTCCTGTGCTGCCCGACCCCCACAACCGCATCAGCCTGCTGGGTGATCGCATTCAGGTCACCTATCAGGCCAACAACCGCGAGGCCCATGATCGCCTCGTGTATCGCTGGATCGACACCCTTAAGGCGGTGGAGGCTGATCCGGATTGCCATGTGGTGAGGGAAGCCCCCACCCATCCCCGCGGTGAGGCGCCCCTATCGGCCATGGGCTACAGCTGCGGCACCTGCCGCATGGGAGTCAATCCGGCCACGTCGGTGGTGGATCTCGATGGCCGTAGCCATGAGGTGGCCAATCTCACCATCGTTGATGCCAGTACTTTCCCTGCCTGCCCGGCCATGGGCTTTGGTCTCACCGTGATCGCCAATGCCCTGCGCATTGCCGATGGTTTGGGGGCAGCACTGCGATGA
- a CDS encoding DUF2231 domain-containing protein, with product MAAFIPAGSPIEQLAADLGPNGLPYALPIHPNLVHFTIGLFVIAIAFDIAGALYPVEKRVFRFLALPVTRGGFHDVGWYNLLACSIVTFFTVAAGFYEMLLAVPLPGVTSSIGLQSMETMLVHGVGGVVILLVIVAMTVWRGYQRFVWRRDMGRQVQWLYLLVGLGLFLVIGLHGTLGAELAAEFGVHITADQLLAAGADLTEALP from the coding sequence ATGGCTGCCTTCATTCCGGCGGGCTCACCGATTGAGCAGTTGGCAGCTGATCTTGGGCCCAACGGGCTTCCCTATGCCCTGCCAATTCATCCAAACCTGGTGCATTTCACGATCGGTCTGTTCGTTATTGCCATCGCCTTCGATATTGCCGGCGCCCTATATCCGGTGGAGAAGCGGGTGTTTCGCTTTCTAGCCCTGCCCGTAACCCGCGGGGGCTTCCACGATGTGGGTTGGTACAACCTGCTGGCCTGCTCCATCGTTACCTTCTTCACGGTGGCTGCCGGCTTCTACGAAATGCTGCTGGCAGTGCCCCTGCCCGGAGTCACCAGCAGCATCGGACTGCAGAGCATGGAGACGATGCTTGTGCATGGCGTCGGTGGGGTTGTGATCCTGCTGGTGATCGTCGCCATGACGGTGTGGCGCGGCTATCAGCGCTTTGTCTGGCGCCGTGACATGGGGCGTCAGGTGCAGTGGCTCTACCTGCTGGTGGGCCTGGGGTTATTTCTTGTGATCGGGCTGCACGGCACCCTCGGCGCCGAGCTTGCAGCTGAATTCGGTGTTCACATCACCGCCGACCAACTTCTTGCCGCTGGCGCTGATCTCACCGAGGCCCTGCCGTGA
- a CDS encoding HdeD family acid-resistance protein — protein MTVPASPALRWVTAALLFAAAGLSVVLPFVSATLLTIAVGAVSVIAGVSQILRLTGEADIKGKIFRLFSGLLYLGGGIWVLAFPVASEVSLTLFVGFLLAFEGVMELAAAATGQGAARGLVLIDGIVTAVLGGMLIAEWPSDSIWAIGMLFGIGMAFSAINLLTAPPSQPAS, from the coding sequence GTGACAGTTCCCGCTTCTCCCGCCCTGCGCTGGGTCACCGCAGCCCTGCTGTTTGCTGCTGCCGGGCTGTCAGTGGTGCTGCCATTTGTCTCGGCCACCTTGCTCACCATCGCCGTTGGGGCCGTATCGGTGATTGCCGGAGTGTCCCAAATACTGCGTCTCACTGGCGAAGCCGATATCAAAGGAAAAATCTTCCGCCTGTTCTCAGGCCTGCTTTATCTGGGCGGCGGCATATGGGTGCTGGCATTCCCAGTTGCCAGTGAGGTGAGCTTGACGCTGTTTGTCGGCTTTCTGCTTGCTTTTGAGGGCGTAATGGAGCTAGCCGCCGCGGCCACCGGCCAGGGAGCGGCCCGCGGCTTAGTGCTGATTGACGGCATAGTCACCGCCGTACTCGGCGGCATGCTGATTGCCGAGTGGCCCTCCGACAGCATCTGGGCCATCGGCATGTTGTTTGGCATTGGCATGGCGTTTTCCGCCATCAACCTGCTCACGGCCCCACCAAGCCAGCCGGCCAGTTGA
- a CDS encoding cytochrome c oxidase subunit II gives MSNSSDRSRPPISSAGLAGLLAWIGLLVALSWWMAQQAYRWLPVQASTAAPLVDGLFSFETGIGTFVFGGVVSVMAWVLIKHRAEKYDESDAEPIEGNTRLEVIWTVIPLLLVMAIAVYAMRVNTKLGVLGPMEHIHLANPVEDQGGYAADRLPAEQVEVIARQWSWEFSYPSVNVSTTELHLPVDQPVSFRLVSDDVIHGFYIPAFRLKQDVIPGRAINFNLTPTRQGRYRLRDSQFSGTWFAANQADVVVESPEAYQAWLKNAASQPLQPGLSDAVIEYGERKQLKNPGWATVPPAPPPQVNVPGSNSLPHDA, from the coding sequence GTGAGTAACTCCTCTGACCGCTCCCGCCCACCAATCAGCAGCGCCGGCTTGGCCGGCTTGCTGGCTTGGATTGGGCTGTTGGTGGCCTTGAGCTGGTGGATGGCCCAGCAGGCATATCGCTGGTTGCCTGTGCAGGCCTCGACCGCAGCACCACTGGTGGATGGGCTGTTCAGCTTTGAAACGGGCATCGGTACGTTTGTGTTTGGGGGGGTGGTGTCGGTGATGGCTTGGGTGCTGATTAAGCACCGCGCCGAGAAATACGACGAGAGCGATGCGGAGCCGATTGAGGGAAATACCCGGCTCGAGGTGATCTGGACGGTCATTCCCTTACTGCTGGTGATGGCTATCGCGGTTTACGCCATGCGCGTCAACACCAAACTCGGAGTTCTTGGGCCGATGGAGCACATCCATTTGGCTAATCCGGTGGAAGACCAGGGGGGCTACGCCGCCGATCGCTTGCCGGCCGAGCAGGTGGAGGTGATTGCCCGCCAGTGGTCTTGGGAATTTAGCTATCCAAGCGTCAATGTTTCCACCACCGAGCTGCATCTGCCGGTTGATCAGCCCGTCAGCTTCCGTTTGGTGTCAGACGACGTAATTCATGGCTTTTACATTCCAGCTTTCCGCCTCAAGCAGGACGTAATCCCTGGCCGGGCGATCAACTTCAATCTCACGCCAACGCGGCAGGGGCGCTACCGCCTGCGCGATTCCCAGTTCAGTGGCACCTGGTTTGCCGCCAACCAGGCCGATGTGGTGGTCGAGAGCCCCGAGGCTTACCAGGCTTGGCTGAAGAACGCCGCTAGCCAGCCGTTGCAGCCTGGTTTAAGTGATGCAGTAATCGAATACGGCGAGCGCAAACAGCTCAAAAACCCAGGCTGGGCCACCGTGCCACCAGCCCCACCGCCCCAGGTGAACGTTCCCGGATCCAACTCCCTGCCGCACGACGCCTGA
- the ggt gene encoding gamma-glutamyltransferase: MKWSRLALVAVLASPAQAEVLQERSQRFHPQWSAAGMVASQERWASQAGAEILASGGNAVDAAVATAFALAVTLPQAGNLGGGGFLLLWLPGPSPAAGRGCPTPPELRLGRGTAVAVNFRETAPLAATAEMFLGPEGEVDRERATRSLLSVAVPGSPAGLLLSQRCYGRLSRAAVMAPAIRLASRGFPVGKELADSLRQATSLLQSDPTSSQLFLKRPLRPAQLWRQPLLAASLRRIAAQGEPGFYEGPIADALVTLMRQRGGLIRHADLKGYRAQLVRPLQVRFRNHPVLTMPPPSGGGVTLVQLLQVLEPMPLAELGLNSAASLHRMVEAMNLAYRDRNHWLGDPDQVAMPLERLLSAAHAQRLRAQIQLQRHRPASELADQGFQGGGTNTTHLSVADPQGGLVALTTTLNFAYGSGISVPGAGFLLNNEMDDFTAKPGVANAYGLVQGSANAIAPGKRPLSSMTPTLVFRPDGRPWLATGSPGGSRIITTVLQVLLNRLVHGLNLASAVASPRIHSQLWPDQISVEQGLSPDTVGLLEAKGHRVVVTAAMGSANSVEVLPEGGSLGVADPRRLDAAAIGELPLNWPAGLVGP, translated from the coding sequence TTGAAATGGTCGAGGCTAGCGCTGGTGGCGGTGCTGGCTTCGCCAGCCCAGGCAGAGGTGCTGCAGGAGCGCAGCCAGCGCTTCCACCCCCAGTGGTCTGCCGCCGGCATGGTGGCCAGCCAGGAGCGCTGGGCATCCCAAGCAGGCGCTGAGATCCTGGCCAGCGGCGGCAATGCGGTGGATGCGGCGGTGGCCACGGCCTTTGCCCTGGCGGTCACCCTGCCCCAGGCGGGCAACCTGGGCGGCGGTGGTTTTTTGTTGCTGTGGCTACCCGGGCCATCACCGGCTGCGGGCCGGGGCTGCCCCACCCCCCCGGAGCTGCGCCTTGGCCGCGGCACGGCGGTGGCCGTGAACTTTCGCGAGACGGCGCCCCTAGCAGCCACCGCTGAGATGTTCCTCGGCCCCGAAGGCGAGGTGGATCGTGAGCGGGCCACCCGCAGCCTGTTGAGTGTGGCCGTGCCTGGCAGCCCAGCCGGTCTGTTGCTGAGCCAGCGCTGCTATGGCCGGCTCTCTCGGGCCGCGGTGATGGCGCCGGCGATCCGCCTTGCCAGCCGCGGTTTTCCTGTGGGCAAGGAACTGGCCGATTCCCTGCGCCAGGCCACATCCCTGCTGCAGTCAGACCCCACCTCCAGCCAGCTGTTTCTCAAGCGCCCCCTGCGACCTGCCCAGCTGTGGCGCCAGCCCCTGCTTGCCGCCAGCCTGCGGCGCATCGCCGCCCAGGGCGAGCCGGGCTTCTACGAGGGTCCGATCGCTGACGCATTGGTGACCTTGATGCGCCAACGGGGCGGTCTGATTCGCCATGCCGACCTCAAGGGCTACCGGGCCCAGCTGGTGCGCCCCCTGCAGGTGAGATTCCGCAACCATCCCGTGCTCACCATGCCGCCCCCCAGTGGTGGTGGGGTCACCCTGGTGCAGTTGCTCCAGGTGCTCGAGCCCATGCCCCTGGCCGAGCTGGGTCTCAACAGTGCCGCCAGCCTGCACCGGATGGTGGAGGCGATGAACCTCGCCTATCGCGATCGCAACCACTGGCTAGGCGATCCCGACCAGGTGGCGATGCCGTTGGAGCGCTTGCTTAGTGCGGCCCATGCGCAGCGGTTGAGGGCCCAGATTCAGCTTCAGCGCCATCGCCCCGCTAGCGAGCTAGCGGACCAGGGCTTCCAGGGTGGCGGCACCAACACCACCCACCTTTCAGTGGCCGACCCTCAGGGCGGGCTGGTGGCCCTCACCACCACCCTCAACTTCGCCTACGGCAGTGGCATCAGCGTTCCTGGTGCCGGTTTCCTGCTCAACAACGAGATGGACGACTTCACCGCCAAGCCCGGCGTGGCCAATGCCTACGGCCTAGTGCAGGGCAGCGCTAACGCCATCGCCCCGGGCAAGCGACCCCTGAGCTCGATGACGCCCACCTTGGTGTTTCGCCCCGATGGCAGGCCCTGGCTGGCTACCGGCAGCCCTGGCGGCAGCCGCATCATCACAACGGTGTTGCAAGTGCTGCTCAACCGCCTGGTGCACGGCTTGAACTTGGCCTCAGCCGTGGCCAGCCCCCGCATCCACTCCCAGCTCTGGCCCGATCAGATCAGCGTGGAGCAGGGACTCAGCCCTGACACCGTGGGGTTACTGGAGGCGAAAGGCCACCGAGTAGTTGTTACGGCCGCTATGGGATCGGCAAACAGCGTTGAGGTGTTGCCGGAGGGCGGCAGCTTGGGGGTGGCTGATCCCCGCCGCCTCGATGCGGCGGCCATTGGCGAGCTGCCGCTCAACTGGCCGGCTGGCTTGGTGGGGCCGTGA
- a CDS encoding cbb3-type cytochrome c oxidase subunit I — MTSATFPPSPPENTSWSRYFGFNTDAKVIGIQYIVTAFFFFLIGGLLAMIIRGELITPPADLVDRTVYNGIYTMHGTIMLFLFIFPVLNGLNNLLIPTMIGAPDMAFPRLNAVAFWLVPIFGALLIGSFFVPGGPAYSGWWSYPPVSTQNPLGHFINGQGLWITAVALSGVSSIMGAINFVTTILRMRAPGMGFFRMPVYCWTALAAQSLQLIGLPALTGGAVMLLMDLSFGTSFYQPEGGGDPVLYQHFFWFYSHPAVYVIILPVFGIFSELFPVYSRKPLFGYVYVCLASFIIVALGLVVWVHHMFPSGVAQWMRNFFMFSTMLIAVPTGVKVFAWLGTIWRGKLRLTTPMLFCLGGLFNFVFAGITGIMLATVPVDIHVSNTYFVVGHFHYVIYGAAVMGIFAAIYHWFPKFIGRMPYEGLGKLHFLLTFIGANLNFLPMHPLGLMGMPRRVSSYDPEFAFWNVLASLGAFLLGVSIIPFLLNMVSAWVRGPKAPHNPWNAIGLEWLLPSPPPEDNFGEHVPTVISRPYGYGTGEPLVEHQAEIENQLTLEEARA, encoded by the coding sequence ATGACCTCCGCTACCTTCCCGCCCAGTCCTCCCGAAAACACCTCCTGGAGCCGTTACTTCGGCTTCAATACAGATGCCAAGGTGATTGGCATTCAGTACATCGTTACGGCCTTTTTCTTCTTTCTGATCGGTGGCCTGCTGGCCATGATAATTCGAGGAGAGCTGATTACACCCCCGGCTGATCTGGTGGATCGCACGGTGTACAACGGCATCTACACGATGCACGGAACAATCATGCTGTTCCTGTTCATCTTTCCGGTGCTGAATGGCCTCAACAACCTGCTGATCCCCACGATGATCGGCGCTCCAGATATGGCCTTTCCGCGGCTAAATGCGGTGGCCTTCTGGCTGGTGCCTATTTTCGGCGCCCTGTTGATCGGCAGCTTTTTCGTTCCTGGTGGGCCGGCCTATTCCGGCTGGTGGTCCTATCCACCGGTTAGCACCCAGAACCCGCTGGGCCACTTTATTAATGGCCAAGGCCTGTGGATCACAGCCGTGGCCCTTTCGGGGGTGTCCTCGATCATGGGAGCGATCAATTTCGTGACCACGATTCTGCGGATGCGCGCTCCTGGCATGGGCTTTTTCAGGATGCCCGTGTATTGCTGGACGGCTCTTGCAGCCCAAAGTCTGCAGTTGATCGGCCTGCCGGCCCTTACTGGTGGGGCGGTGATGTTGCTGATGGACCTCAGCTTTGGCACCAGCTTTTATCAGCCAGAGGGAGGTGGCGACCCAGTGCTTTATCAGCACTTTTTCTGGTTTTATTCTCACCCGGCCGTGTATGTGATCATTCTGCCGGTGTTTGGCATCTTCTCCGAGCTGTTTCCTGTCTATTCACGCAAGCCACTGTTTGGCTATGTCTACGTCTGCCTGGCCTCCTTCATCATCGTGGCACTGGGTTTAGTTGTGTGGGTGCACCACATGTTTCCCAGTGGGGTGGCGCAGTGGATGCGCAACTTCTTTATGTTTTCCACCATGCTGATTGCTGTGCCCACGGGGGTGAAGGTGTTTGCCTGGCTGGGCACCATTTGGCGCGGCAAACTGCGACTCACCACCCCGATGCTTTTTTGCCTGGGTGGTCTGTTCAACTTTGTATTTGCCGGCATCACCGGGATCATGCTTGCCACGGTGCCGGTCGATATTCACGTGTCGAACACCTATTTCGTGGTAGGCCACTTCCACTACGTGATCTATGGAGCAGCGGTGATGGGAATCTTTGCAGCTATCTATCACTGGTTTCCCAAATTTATTGGCCGCATGCCCTACGAGGGCCTTGGCAAGCTCCATTTCCTGCTCACCTTCATCGGTGCCAACCTCAATTTTCTGCCCATGCACCCCCTCGGTTTGATGGGTATGCCCCGGCGGGTTTCTAGCTACGACCCGGAATTTGCCTTCTGGAATGTGCTGGCCAGCCTGGGTGCCTTCCTGCTGGGAGTGTCGATTATTCCCTTCCTCCTCAACATGGTGAGTGCCTGGGTGCGGGGCCCGAAAGCCCCCCATAACCCCTGGAATGCCATTGGTCTTGAGTGGTTGTTGCCATCCCCGCCACCTGAAGACAACTTTGGTGAGCACGTGCCGACCGTGATTTCACGCCCCTATGGTTACGGCACTGGAGAGCCACTGGTTGAGCACCAGGCAGAGATTGAAAATCAGCTCACCCTTGAGGAGGCCAGGGCATGA
- a CDS encoding heme-copper oxidase subunit III gives MTATPHLNTEHPKHNLTGFIIFLCSESVIFLAFFSGFALLKTAALNWLPPGVEGLEWRTPLLNTVVLISSSGTIWLAERCMSKGNLVGFRAFWLLTMALGAYFLYGQAVEWGGLQFGFTSGVFGGTFYLLTGFHGLHVATGVFLMGLMLVKSFIPQNYAGGEQGVQATSLFWHFVDVIWIILFVLLYVWQRS, from the coding sequence ATGACTGCTACACCTCATTTGAACACTGAGCACCCGAAGCACAACCTCACTGGCTTCATCATCTTTCTCTGTTCTGAGAGTGTCATCTTTTTGGCATTCTTTAGTGGTTTTGCACTACTGAAAACCGCTGCGCTCAATTGGCTGCCCCCCGGTGTAGAAGGCCTCGAGTGGCGCACGCCCCTGCTCAACACGGTGGTATTGATTTCTAGTTCGGGCACGATCTGGCTGGCAGAGCGCTGCATGAGCAAGGGGAATCTGGTGGGCTTTCGGGCCTTCTGGTTACTCACCATGGCCCTTGGCGCCTATTTCCTCTACGGCCAAGCCGTTGAGTGGGGTGGTCTGCAGTTTGGCTTCACCAGTGGCGTATTCGGCGGCACCTTTTATCTACTTACCGGCTTCCACGGCTTGCATGTGGCCACGGGGGTGTTTTTGATGGGATTGATGCTGGTGAAATCTTTCATCCCCCAGAACTATGCGGGTGGAGAGCAGGGCGTTCAGGCCACCTCCCTGTTCTGGCATTTTGTGGATGTGATTTGGATCATCCTCTTCGTTCTCCTTTACGTCTGGCAGCGCAGCTGA
- a CDS encoding DUF2231 domain-containing protein: protein MLELLPPLNDHNLPWMDTIHPIVVHFVIAMGLITFVFDLIGVVTRRPALFEVSFWNLLFATAAIFVAIMFGQIEAGLANPYGASRDILNLHSTIGWSLAGVLSLMSGWRYVIRSKDPQQLPLAFLGAGGLLSALIVLQVTLGNQLIWVYGLHTVPVVQAMRSGLV from the coding sequence ATGCTTGAGCTGCTACCGCCGCTCAACGACCACAACCTCCCTTGGATGGACACCATCCATCCGATCGTTGTGCACTTTGTGATCGCCATGGGGCTGATTACCTTTGTATTTGATCTCATCGGAGTTGTAACTCGCCGGCCAGCTCTGTTTGAGGTCAGCTTTTGGAATCTTCTTTTTGCCACAGCCGCTATCTTTGTGGCAATTATGTTTGGCCAGATTGAAGCGGGGTTGGCCAATCCCTATGGCGCCTCCCGCGACATTCTCAATCTGCACAGCACGATCGGTTGGTCGTTGGCTGGGGTGTTGTCGCTGATGTCGGGCTGGCGTTATGTAATACGCAGTAAGGACCCCCAGCAGTTGCCATTGGCATTTCTTGGCGCTGGTGGGCTGCTCAGTGCCCTGATCGTTTTGCAGGTCACCCTTGGTAATCAGTTGATCTGGGTGTACGGCCTGCACACAGTGCCGGTGGTGCAAGCCATGCGCTCAGGGCTGGTGTGA